One genomic segment of Ignavibacteriota bacterium includes these proteins:
- a CDS encoding 8-oxo-dGTP diphosphatase: MKLATLCYVMENDKTLMLYRNKKENDYHEGKWNGLGGKFETGETPEECAIREVYEESGLIVKNPILKGHITFPMFDGKDDWYVWLYVFKGFEGKIIDSPEGKLEWIPNEKLTELKLWEGDQIFIPWLFEDKIFSAKFNYENSKYKDFSVIFY, encoded by the coding sequence ATGAAACTTGCCACTCTTTGTTATGTTATGGAAAACGATAAAACTTTAATGCTTTATCGTAACAAAAAAGAAAATGATTATCACGAAGGAAAATGGAACGGACTTGGCGGAAAATTTGAAACCGGTGAAACTCCGGAAGAATGTGCAATTCGCGAAGTGTATGAAGAATCCGGATTAATTGTAAAAAATCCAATTTTAAAAGGACACATAACTTTCCCAATGTTTGATGGAAAAGACGATTGGTATGTTTGGCTTTATGTCTTTAAAGGTTTTGAAGGAAAAATTATTGATTCTCCCGAAGGAAAATTAGAATGGATTCCAAATGAAAAATTAACGGAATTAAAACTTTGGGAAGGAGATCAAATATTTATTCCATGGCTTTTTGAAGATAAAATATTTAGTGCAAAATTCAATTATGAAAACAGTAAATACAAAGATTTTTCTGTGATATTTTATTAA
- a CDS encoding SPASM domain-containing protein codes for MEFKKYISTNLRLSNFGREVLFQYKKITGKIPQPDMEFPELISLEIASSCNLSCIHCAPHLKKFKDEVRKFGILEIELFNQLMDEIDLQGKRNIALHKDGEPLLHPKIFEILERVKKNINHTVYITTNAHQLKEKICQSILVNKIDVLNFSIGAATEEFYSKVRGKNFTKVIDNIKLFLELRNNSEWKPKVLVQIIRLPQFEEMENEINEFKKFWTNYDVELQIWNQLTWGVFENKENKLNRYPCYSLWESTFINSDGKASACCMDWQQKLIIGDTNQNKIKDIWQSEAQQNLRKIHIEKRENELSTCPTCNYWSWQPRLAKYSIR; via the coding sequence ATGGAATTCAAGAAATATATTTCTACAAACCTACGTTTAAGCAATTTTGGAAGAGAAGTTTTATTTCAGTATAAAAAAATAACCGGGAAAATTCCCCAACCAGATATGGAGTTCCCCGAATTGATAAGTTTAGAAATTGCAAGCTCGTGCAATTTATCATGTATTCATTGTGCGCCGCATTTAAAAAAATTTAAAGATGAAGTAAGAAAATTTGGCATACTGGAAATTGAACTTTTTAACCAATTAATGGATGAAATAGATCTTCAAGGAAAAAGAAATATAGCTTTACATAAAGATGGTGAACCGTTGTTGCATCCAAAAATTTTTGAAATTTTGGAAAGAGTTAAAAAGAATATTAATCACACTGTTTACATTACAACTAACGCACATCAGTTAAAGGAAAAAATCTGTCAATCGATTTTGGTTAATAAAATTGACGTATTAAATTTTAGTATTGGTGCGGCAACGGAAGAATTCTATTCAAAAGTAAGGGGTAAAAATTTTACAAAAGTAATTGATAACATAAAATTGTTTCTTGAATTAAGGAATAATTCTGAATGGAAACCAAAAGTTTTAGTACAGATAATTCGTTTACCACAATTTGAAGAAATGGAAAATGAAATTAATGAATTTAAAAAATTTTGGACAAATTATGATGTTGAATTACAGATTTGGAATCAATTAACTTGGGGAGTTTTTGAAAACAAGGAAAATAAGTTAAACAGATATCCTTGCTATTCTTTGTGGGAATCAACATTTATAAATTCTGATGGAAAAGCTTCAGCATGTTGTATGGATTGGCAGCAAAAATTAATAATCGGTGATACCAACCAAAATAAAATTAAAGATATTTGGCAAAGTGAAGCTCAACAAAATCTTAGAAAAATTCATATTGAAAAAAGAGAAAATGAACTTTCGACTTGTCCAACATGCAATTATTGGAGTTGGCAACCAAGATTAGCAAAATATTCTATTCGATAA
- a CDS encoding alpha/beta hydrolase, whose protein sequence is MEQTINNLKVYLEGDRENKSIIFLHGFPYDHTMWDEQVNFLKDKYFCVRYDIRGLGKSPAGDGQFTMDSFVEDLSSIIDELELDKPIICGLSMGGYITFRALEIDQTKFSAAILLDTRTESDSNEGKIKRQNGIAKINKEGVISFVDNFVPTCFWDETIKNNSELYNTVLNKSRRSNAIGVKGSLIAMLSRTDTTDSLKNISIQTLVLCGEFDKLTPPNVMQKIADEIPNSKFVMVKNSGHMTPLENPKFVNKIISEFVEENFSFIE, encoded by the coding sequence ATGGAACAAACAATTAATAATCTAAAAGTTTATTTAGAGGGTGACAGAGAAAATAAATCCATTATTTTTTTACACGGCTTTCCTTACGATCATACAATGTGGGATGAACAAGTAAATTTTCTTAAAGATAAATATTTCTGTGTGAGATATGATATTCGCGGTTTGGGTAAAAGTCCAGCCGGTGATGGACAATTTACAATGGATTCTTTTGTTGAAGATTTATCTTCAATTATTGATGAATTAGAATTAGATAAACCAATAATCTGTGGATTATCAATGGGAGGATACATAACTTTTCGAGCTTTGGAAATTGATCAAACAAAATTTTCTGCTGCAATTTTATTGGATACAAGAACTGAAAGCGATAGCAACGAAGGAAAAATTAAACGACAAAACGGAATTGCAAAAATAAATAAAGAAGGTGTAATTTCTTTTGTTGATAATTTTGTTCCGACTTGTTTTTGGGATGAAACAATTAAAAATAATTCAGAATTATACAATACTGTTTTGAATAAATCTAGACGAAGTAATGCAATTGGTGTAAAGGGATCTTTGATTGCAATGTTAAGCAGAACAGATACAACCGATTCGCTTAAAAATATTAGTATTCAAACTTTAGTTTTGTGCGGTGAATTTGATAAATTAACTCCGCCAAATGTTATGCAGAAAATTGCCGATGAAATTCCAAATTCAAAATTTGTGATGGTTAAAAATTCCGGACATATGACGCCTTTAGAAAATCCAAAATTTGTAAATAAGATAATTTCAGAATTTGTAGAGGAAAACTTTAGCTTTATCGAATAG
- a CDS encoding RsbRD N-terminal domain-containing protein, translated as MSARNLSKIVDDQIDELKQEWLTEVRKSEYLKTYKTFNDVETIKRGGAVFSYLSEWLKEGGTNKSAEEYFEKVGASRFRERFPLTEVHYAVYLLKKIFWNRIDWRDKVTGSFETSNATKIMSVFNDYFDLANFSITKGYFNELLNSINDDKSISKEDLKSLLTKGKLDAEKLEDDEFIWRHV; from the coding sequence ATGTCGGCAAGAAATTTATCCAAAATTGTTGATGATCAAATTGATGAACTTAAACAAGAATGGCTTACAGAAGTTAGAAAATCCGAATATTTAAAAACTTACAAAACTTTTAACGATGTTGAAACTATTAAAAGAGGCGGTGCAGTTTTTTCATATTTAAGCGAATGGCTTAAGGAAGGCGGCACAAATAAAAGTGCAGAAGAGTATTTTGAAAAAGTAGGAGCTTCAAGATTTAGAGAAAGATTTCCGTTAACGGAAGTTCATTACGCAGTTTATTTGTTAAAGAAAATATTTTGGAACAGAATTGACTGGCGCGATAAAGTTACCGGTTCTTTTGAAACTTCTAACGCAACAAAAATTATGAGCGTGTTTAATGATTATTTTGATCTCGCAAATTTCAGTATTACAAAAGGATATTTTAACGAATTGTTAAACAGCATAAATGATGATAAATCAATTTCTAAAGAAGATTTAAAAAGTTTACTAACAAAAGGTAAACTTGATGCCGAAAAATTAGAGGATGATGAATTTATTTGGCGTCATGTTTAG
- a CDS encoding molybdenum cofactor guanylyltransferase encodes MNENFTAIILSGGKSKRIGSDKALLKINGITLIERIQILLKEIFNEVIIISNSPENYNFINSKIYRDIFPGFGPLSGIHSGLINSTSENIFFISCDMPFVTKDLINFLILQTKSEDILIPKSHNNFQTLCAVYKKSCIPKAEELLKLASEKINENGKTKVKLYDLINSLNTKFVEISDESFFNDRLIFNMNSLDDFEFVKNILE; translated from the coding sequence ATGAATGAAAATTTTACGGCAATAATTTTGTCGGGTGGAAAAAGTAAAAGAATTGGCAGCGATAAAGCACTTCTGAAAATTAACGGAATTACACTTATTGAACGAATCCAAATTTTGTTAAAAGAAATTTTTAATGAAGTTATAATTATTTCAAATTCACCGGAGAACTATAATTTTATAAATTCTAAAATTTATAGAGATATTTTTCCCGGTTTTGGACCTTTATCTGGAATTCATTCCGGACTAATAAATTCAACTTCTGAAAATATTTTTTTTATTTCTTGCGATATGCCATTTGTTACGAAAGATTTAATAAATTTTCTTATTCTTCAGACCAAAAGTGAAGATATTTTAATTCCCAAATCACACAATAATTTTCAAACACTTTGTGCAGTTTATAAAAAAAGTTGTATTCCCAAAGCTGAGGAATTGCTTAAACTCGCTTCTGAAAAAATTAATGAAAATGGTAAAACTAAAGTTAAACTTTATGATTTGATAAATTCCTTGAATACAAAATTTGTTGAAATTTCAGATGAATCATTTTTTAATGATAGACTTATTTTTAATATGAATTCATTGGATGATTTTGAATTTGTAAAAAATATTTTAGAATGA
- a CDS encoding tetrathionate reductase family octaheme c-type cytochrome, with the protein MKKIIGSIGVLVLVIIVAIGTLTTKSSEETILDKLKNKYSEKHIASVDHSKFAELQKKFNSPREVTAECITCHNKRHEEVMHSNHWNWEREEYIEGRGIVSIGKKNIMNNFCIGTQGNEKSCAKCHIGYGMDEKGKSFTDANNIDCLVCHDNTETYAKAPNQGGAPLETLDFNKIAQNVGKPERTNCGVCHFFGGGGDNVKHGDLSSDMFYPNRDIDVHMDADGMDLQCVECHATNQHTIAGKMYSLSSMNHNRVFCEDCHTSTPHEKEILNEHTLKVACQTCHIPTYAKGKSTKMAWDWSTAGKLKNGEPYHEEDSLGNHTYLSIKGSFKWENNVKPEYQWFNGTASHYLEGDKIEDTTKSLVMNELHGSYSDSESKIIPVKVHRAIQPFDPENKILIQPKLYSDNKGEGAFWQDFNWETASIEGMKDSELPFSGKISFIKTEMNWPVNHQVSPAENSVQCAECHTRENSRLAELKDFYMPGRDYSKIVDYIGIWNIILSLVGIALHGSLRFYAARKLKNGVHKND; encoded by the coding sequence ATGAAAAAAATTATCGGCTCAATTGGAGTTTTAGTTTTGGTAATTATTGTTGCAATTGGAACCTTAACAACCAAAAGTAGTGAAGAAACTATTTTGGATAAACTTAAAAATAAATATTCCGAGAAACACATTGCTTCTGTTGATCATTCGAAATTTGCGGAATTGCAGAAAAAATTTAATTCACCAAGAGAAGTTACTGCGGAATGTATAACTTGTCATAATAAACGCCATGAAGAAGTTATGCATTCTAATCATTGGAATTGGGAACGTGAAGAATATATTGAAGGTCGTGGAATTGTTTCAATCGGTAAAAAAAATATTATGAACAATTTCTGCATTGGAACACAAGGAAATGAAAAAAGCTGCGCAAAATGTCATATTGGTTATGGCATGGATGAAAAAGGAAAATCATTTACCGATGCAAATAATATTGATTGTTTGGTTTGTCATGATAACACAGAAACTTATGCAAAAGCTCCAAATCAAGGCGGCGCTCCGTTAGAAACTTTGGATTTTAATAAAATTGCACAAAATGTTGGAAAACCGGAAAGAACAAATTGCGGAGTTTGTCACTTTTTTGGCGGCGGCGGAGATAATGTTAAACATGGCGATTTAAGCAGCGATATGTTTTATCCAAATAGAGATATTGATGTTCATATGGATGCGGATGGAATGGATTTGCAATGTGTTGAGTGCCATGCGACAAATCAACATACAATTGCGGGAAAAATGTACTCGCTTTCTTCAATGAATCATAATAGAGTTTTTTGCGAAGATTGCCACACTTCAACTCCTCATGAAAAAGAAATTTTAAATGAGCATACTTTAAAAGTTGCTTGTCAAACTTGTCACATCCCAACTTATGCAAAAGGAAAATCAACAAAAATGGCGTGGGATTGGTCGACTGCCGGAAAACTTAAAAACGGTGAACCTTATCATGAAGAAGACAGTTTAGGAAATCATACATATCTTTCAATTAAGGGAAGTTTTAAATGGGAAAATAATGTTAAGCCGGAATATCAATGGTTTAACGGAACCGCATCTCATTATTTAGAAGGCGATAAAATTGAAGATACTACAAAATCTTTAGTAATGAATGAACTTCACGGATCTTATTCAGATTCCGAATCTAAAATAATTCCGGTAAAAGTTCACAGAGCAATTCAACCATTTGATCCGGAAAATAAAATTTTAATTCAGCCCAAACTTTATTCTGATAATAAAGGAGAAGGTGCATTTTGGCAAGATTTCAATTGGGAAACTGCAAGTATTGAAGGAATGAAAGATTCAGAATTACCATTTAGCGGAAAAATTTCTTTTATCAAAACTGAAATGAATTGGCCGGTAAATCATCAAGTTTCTCCAGCAGAAAATTCTGTTCAATGTGCCGAATGTCATACTAGAGAAAACAGCCGTTTAGCAGAATTAAAAGATTTTTATATGCCGGGAAGAGATTACTCAAAAATTGTTGATTACATCGGTATTTGGAATATCATTTTATCACTTGTGGGTATTGCGCTTCATGGTTCATTAAGATTTTATGCTGCAAGAAAATTAAAAAATGGAGTTCATAAAAATGACTAA
- a CDS encoding cytochrome b/b6 domain-containing protein — protein MTKKVYVYKSFERFWHWMQAILIIFLGFTGFEIHGSYSFFGFEEAVMYHNIAAYLFIILIVFAIFWHFTTGEWKQYIPTYKNIVAQVHYYFSGIFKNAPHPTKKTVLRKLNPMQKLTYFGLKILVIPLSVTSGLLYMLYRYPQRHEIKFLNIDSLEIIAIVHTVAAFFLVSFLIVHLYLITTGETITTNLKAMLTGYEELEHDDAEVLKLKENK, from the coding sequence ATGACTAAAAAAGTTTATGTATATAAATCATTTGAAAGATTTTGGCATTGGATGCAAGCAATCTTAATAATATTTCTCGGATTTACAGGATTTGAAATTCACGGTTCATATAGTTTCTTCGGATTTGAAGAAGCAGTAATGTACCATAATATTGCGGCATATTTATTTATCATACTAATTGTGTTTGCAATTTTTTGGCATTTTACAACCGGCGAATGGAAACAATATATTCCAACTTATAAAAATATTGTTGCTCAAGTACATTATTATTTTTCGGGAATTTTTAAAAATGCTCCGCATCCAACAAAGAAAACTGTTCTAAGAAAATTAAATCCTATGCAAAAGTTAACTTACTTCGGATTAAAAATTTTAGTAATTCCGCTTTCGGTAACTTCCGGATTACTTTATATGCTTTATCGATATCCGCAAAGACACGAAATAAAATTTTTAAATATTGATTCTTTGGAAATTATTGCGATTGTTCATACAGTTGCGGCATTCTTTTTGGTTTCATTTTTAATTGTTCATCTTTACTTAATAACAACCGGTGAAACTATTACAACAAACTTAAAAGCAATGTTAACCGGTTACGAAGAACTTGAACATGATGATGCTGAAGTATTAAAATTAAAGGAGAATAAATAA
- a CDS encoding YeeE/YedE family protein gives MQTKYMNPYLAGFLLGLLLVATVYITGRGLGASGAVKSMTVQVVESVTPNHAENTKFYKEYLSEHAGSPLKSWLVFEVIGVLIGAFISGLVSERLNLTLEHGPRINSRIRIFGAITGGLLFGFGAQLGRGCTSGAALSGMAVLSSGGILTMIAIFGGAYLFAYFFRKFWI, from the coding sequence ATGCAGACAAAATATATGAATCCATATTTAGCCGGATTTTTACTTGGACTTCTGCTTGTAGCAACAGTTTACATAACCGGAAGAGGTTTAGGTGCAAGTGGAGCTGTAAAAAGTATGACTGTTCAAGTTGTAGAATCAGTAACTCCGAATCATGCTGAGAATACAAAATTTTATAAAGAATATTTATCTGAACATGCCGGAAGCCCGCTAAAATCTTGGCTGGTTTTTGAAGTAATCGGAGTTTTAATCGGTGCATTTATTTCCGGATTAGTTTCTGAAAGATTAAATTTAACTCTCGAACACGGTCCAAGAATAAATTCAAGAATTAGAATATTTGGTGCAATTACCGGCGGATTATTATTTGGATTTGGAGCACAATTGGGAAGAGGTTGTACAAGCGGTGCAGCCTTAAGCGGAATGGCAGTTTTATCTTCCGGTGGAATTTTAACAATGATTGCAATTTTTGGCGGTGCATATTTGTTTGCATATTTTTTTAGAAAATTTTGGATTTAA
- a CDS encoding YeeE/YedE family protein — MGPLVPDVISNDLNFIIALVIGVAFGAILEQAGFSTSKKLVGLFYGYDFTVLRVFFTAGLVAMFGIIMLDHWGYLDVNLIYINPTFVGAAIAGGLIMGLGFVIGGFCPGTSVCAAAIGKIDAMYFILGSVIGILIFAEGYPLWEDFYKAYNFGGIRIFDTFGISQSLFAFILTSIALLTFWATSIIENKVNGISKPVIRFTPYYLGLTAVGIFIAISAFMFPPKKAGLLEMVENLEFVNSYPLNEITSDELAYRMMERDKKLQVFDFRTSDEYRKQSLPNSILFSIDNFFEKEPNRFLSLANRTNVFVANDEMVERKIAIIAKELGYNNIKILSGGIKTFDKLILNFDNTQTPQNKVEETTFAFREKASLVIPEMIKNNKPKGGVEKKLKRVVGGC; from the coding sequence ATGGGTCCTTTAGTTCCCGATGTAATCAGCAATGATTTAAATTTTATAATCGCTTTAGTTATTGGAGTTGCGTTTGGTGCAATTTTAGAGCAAGCCGGATTTTCAACTTCTAAAAAATTGGTGGGATTATTTTACGGTTATGATTTTACTGTCTTGCGTGTATTTTTTACTGCGGGACTTGTAGCAATGTTCGGAATTATAATGTTAGATCATTGGGGATATTTAGATGTAAATCTAATTTATATAAATCCAACATTTGTAGGTGCAGCAATTGCTGGTGGATTAATTATGGGTTTAGGATTTGTGATTGGCGGATTTTGTCCCGGAACTTCCGTGTGTGCAGCCGCCATTGGTAAAATTGATGCAATGTATTTTATCTTAGGTTCTGTTATAGGAATTTTAATTTTCGCAGAAGGTTATCCTCTTTGGGAAGATTTTTATAAAGCTTATAATTTTGGCGGAATAAGAATTTTTGATACTTTCGGAATTTCACAATCATTATTTGCATTTATTTTAACTTCAATTGCGCTATTAACTTTTTGGGCAACTTCAATTATTGAAAATAAAGTTAACGGAATTTCTAAACCAGTAATTCGATTTACTCCATATTATTTGGGATTAACAGCAGTTGGAATTTTTATCGCAATTTCTGCTTTTATGTTTCCACCAAAAAAAGCTGGATTATTAGAAATGGTTGAAAATTTAGAATTTGTAAATTCATATCCGCTTAATGAAATTACTTCTGATGAATTAGCTTACAGAATGATGGAACGTGATAAAAAATTACAAGTTTTTGATTTTAGAACTTCAGATGAATATAGAAAACAAAGTTTACCGAATTCAATTTTATTTTCTATAGATAATTTTTTTGAGAAAGAACCAAATAGATTTTTGAGCTTGGCAAATAGAACAAATGTATTTGTAGCAAATGACGAAATGGTAGAAAGAAAAATTGCAATTATTGCTAAAGAACTTGGTTACAATAATATTAAAATACTTTCCGGCGGAATAAAAACTTTTGATAAACTTATTTTGAATTTTGATAATACACAAACTCCACAAAATAAAGTTGAAGAAACAACATTTGCATTTAGAGAAAAAGCTTCTTTGGTAATTCCGGAAATGATTAAAAACAATAAGCCAAAAGGCGGTGTTGAGAAAAAATTAAAAAGAGTTGTTGGGGGATGTTAG
- a CDS encoding MerR family transcriptional regulator produces the protein MEISIDKKTPIYPIRTAAQILGISVPTLRMYEKEGLIIPHKSDGNQRVYSEDDLERLRCIRRAINESKISINGIKTIYSLIPCWEVVKCTEEDRKVCDAFKSHQQPCWTFTHPNTTCENRNCRECEVYNEFSQCGAIKDLIKKISGL, from the coding sequence ATGGAAATTTCTATAGATAAAAAAACTCCAATTTATCCAATCAGAACAGCCGCACAAATTCTTGGAATTTCCGTTCCAACTCTCAGAATGTACGAAAAAGAAGGTTTAATAATTCCACATAAATCAGATGGAAATCAAAGAGTTTATTCCGAAGACGATTTGGAAAGATTAAGATGTATTCGTCGGGCGATTAACGAATCGAAAATCAGTATAAACGGAATCAAAACAATTTACTCACTAATTCCTTGCTGGGAAGTTGTAAAATGTACAGAAGAAGACCGAAAAGTTTGTGATGCTTTTAAGAGTCATCAGCAACCTTGCTGGACATTCACTCACCCAAATACAACTTGCGAAAACCGAAACTGTAGAGAATGCGAAGTTTATAATGAATTTTCGCAATGCGGGGCAATAAAAGATTTAATTAAGAAAATATCGGGATTATAA
- a CDS encoding molybdopterin-dependent oxidoreductase: MNSLSRRRFLKITGATFGAAVAVTSLSEVVKGAEKVEIESGKKVKGIQKIPTYCDLCFWKCGAIAYLKDGELWKIEGNPKDPLSNGRLCPRGTGGIGVYSDSDRLKAPLIRKGERGKEEFVQVTWDEALDYIAEKMKKNKSEFGPESMVLFSHGIGGNFLQHLFNAYGSPNITAPSFTQCRGPREVGFELTFGDVVGSPERTDIQNAKCLVLIGSHLGENMHNTQVQEFAEAVEKGATIITVDPRFSVAASKSKYYLPIKPGTDLALILAWMNVIVSEKLYDKEFVENYGFGFDQFAYEISQYTPEWAYIETSIEPDIIRETAYEMARYKPATLIHPGRHTTWYGDDTQRSRAIALLNALMGNWGKKGGFYIPYNYSIPKYPYPAYPKPLREAADNPNRKYPFAEGEKSSSGMRDATLTENPYSIKGWFIYATNLLQALPNMQETIDAIQKLDLMVVVDVVPSEIAGYADVVLPESVYLERYDDLNTSSFKEGFVGLRQPVIDSPNDQKPNWWIAKQLANKLSLGKYFPWKNVEEYLDTRLKSAGLSLAELKEKGIIKAPQQHIYYGENDVPEFYTQSGKVEFYSIPLKDAGFDPVPKYTKPEEPPAGYFRLLFGRAPVHTFSKTLSNRFLSDLMSENELWLNSDIAKRLGINNGEYVKLKNQDGVISNKIKVKATERIRTDCVYMVHGFGQKAKMYRQTFNKGASDAQLVTKYKVDPLMGGTGMNVNFVTIVLEA; this comes from the coding sequence ATGAATTCATTATCACGAAGAAGATTCTTAAAAATTACCGGAGCAACTTTTGGAGCCGCCGTAGCCGTAACTTCATTAAGTGAAGTTGTAAAAGGTGCAGAAAAAGTTGAAATTGAATCCGGAAAAAAAGTTAAGGGTATTCAGAAAATTCCAACTTACTGCGATTTATGTTTTTGGAAATGCGGCGCAATTGCATATTTGAAAGACGGAGAACTTTGGAAAATTGAAGGGAATCCCAAAGATCCTTTAAGCAACGGAAGATTGTGCCCAAGAGGAACCGGAGGAATTGGAGTTTATTCAGATTCTGATAGACTTAAAGCTCCGTTAATTAGAAAAGGTGAAAGAGGAAAAGAAGAATTTGTTCAAGTAACTTGGGATGAAGCTCTTGATTACATTGCCGAGAAAATGAAAAAAAATAAGTCGGAATTTGGACCCGAATCTATGGTTTTATTTAGTCACGGAATTGGAGGAAATTTTTTACAACATTTATTTAATGCTTATGGAAGTCCGAATATAACTGCTCCATCTTTTACACAATGTCGCGGTCCGAGAGAAGTTGGATTTGAATTAACATTTGGAGATGTAGTTGGTTCACCCGAAAGAACAGATATTCAAAATGCAAAATGTTTGGTATTAATTGGTTCGCATCTTGGCGAAAATATGCACAATACACAAGTTCAAGAATTTGCTGAAGCAGTAGAAAAGGGTGCAACAATAATTACAGTTGATCCAAGATTTTCCGTCGCTGCAAGCAAATCGAAATATTATCTGCCAATAAAACCCGGAACCGATCTTGCATTAATTTTAGCTTGGATGAATGTTATAGTTTCAGAAAAATTATATGATAAAGAATTTGTAGAAAATTACGGATTTGGTTTTGATCAATTTGCGTATGAGATTTCCCAATACACACCGGAGTGGGCTTATATTGAAACTTCGATCGAACCCGATATTATTAGAGAAACTGCGTACGAAATGGCAAGATATAAACCGGCAACTTTAATTCATCCGGGAAGACACACAACTTGGTACGGAGATGATACTCAAAGAAGCAGAGCAATTGCACTTTTGAATGCTTTGATGGGAAATTGGGGAAAGAAAGGCGGATTTTATATTCCATACAATTACAGTATTCCTAAATATCCATATCCGGCTTACCCGAAACCACTACGTGAAGCTGCGGATAATCCGAATCGAAAATATCCGTTTGCAGAAGGTGAAAAAAGTTCAAGCGGAATGCGCGATGCTACATTGACCGAAAATCCTTATTCTATAAAAGGTTGGTTTATTTATGCAACAAATCTTTTGCAAGCTTTACCAAATATGCAAGAAACAATAGATGCAATTCAGAAATTAGATTTGATGGTTGTAGTTGATGTAGTTCCAAGTGAAATTGCCGGATATGCCGATGTAGTTTTGCCGGAATCAGTTTATTTGGAAAGATATGATGATTTGAATACTTCGTCATTTAAAGAAGGATTTGTCGGTTTGCGCCAACCGGTAATAGATTCTCCTAATGATCAAAAACCAAATTGGTGGATTGCAAAACAACTCGCAAATAAACTTAGCTTAGGAAAATATTTTCCTTGGAAAAATGTTGAAGAATATCTTGATACAAGATTGAAAAGTGCGGGATTGAGTTTAGCGGAATTAAAAGAAAAAGGTATAATAAAAGCTCCTCAACAGCATATTTATTATGGAGAAAATGATGTTCCGGAATTTTATACACAATCCGGAAAAGTTGAATTTTATTCAATTCCACTAAAAGATGCGGGTTTTGATCCCGTTCCCAAATATACCAAACCTGAAGAACCGCCAGCCGGATATTTTAGATTATTATTTGGAAGAGCACCGGTTCATACTTTTAGCAAAACTTTATCAAACAGATTTTTATCAGATTTGATGAGTGAAAATGAGTTGTGGTTAAATTCTGATATTGCAAAAAGATTGGGAATTAATAATGGTGAATATGTAAAATTAAAAAATCAAGATGGAGTTATAAGCAATAAAATCAAGGTTAAAGCTACGGAAAGAATTAGAACAGATTGCGTTTATATGGTTCACGGTTTTGGACAAAAAGCAAAAATGTATAGACAGACTTTCAATAAAGGTGCAAGCGATGCACAGCTTGTTACAAAATATAAAGTTGATCCATTGATGGGCGGAACGGGAATGAATGTAAATTTTGTAACTATTGTGTTGGAGGCATAA
- a CDS encoding 4Fe-4S dicluster domain-containing protein, giving the protein MARYGMVIDTKKCVGCQDCVIACQAENNVPQGFCRDWITTESTGKFPSISLEIRTERCNHCTDAPCVSCCPTGASHYHDIGGVVLVNHDECIGCKACIASCPYDARYVHPEGYVDKCTFCIHRVEKGLNPACVSVCPTHCMYFGDFDDPGSQVNELLQSRKYHSLIPEAGTKPNIFYLI; this is encoded by the coding sequence ATGGCAAGATACGGAATGGTTATCGATACAAAAAAATGTGTAGGATGTCAAGATTGTGTAATTGCTTGTCAAGCTGAAAATAATGTTCCGCAAGGATTTTGCAGAGATTGGATTACGACAGAATCAACTGGAAAATTCCCATCAATTAGTTTAGAAATCAGAACAGAAAGATGTAATCATTGCACAGACGCACCATGCGTTTCATGCTGTCCAACCGGCGCAAGTCATTATCATGATATTGGTGGAGTAGTTTTAGTAAATCACGATGAATGTATTGGATGTAAAGCTTGTATTGCTTCTTGTCCTTATGATGCACGATATGTTCATCCCGAAGGTTATGTTGATAAATGTACATTTTGCATTCACAGAGTTGAGAAAGGATTAAATCCGGCATGTGTTTCTGTCTGCCCGACGCATTGTATGTATTTCGGAGATTTTGATGATCCTGGAAGTCAAGTAAATGAACTTTTACAATCAAGAAAATATCATTCGCTAATTCCAGAAGCCGGAACAAAACCTAATATTTTTTATTTGATTTAG